The genomic DNA AATatcatttggcgctccggccacgcaatacgttcgtcTTTTCCTCTGGATTTCTCCTCTCTCCATTatagttgccgacgtgtcttcacagttttctacgtcacagctatgtaatatagtcgttttggccgcgcgcttTTTGGGGTCACTTTTTggggacactttttggccgccaaatcgtactttcaatgcacaaaaaagtGGACAAGGAGAACTCGCCGggcgctaaggtcgattatttctaattttaaataccgCTATCAtccagaaaaaacaaagaaaaacttaaagtGTTCTTCAATCATCATCACGTGTCAGCCACGTGTACTGCACGGGTTTATTAGCGCAGCAGCGATCCAGCCACGCCAAAACAGAGTTGGCGAACTGCAACCGGCCCTCGCGGTAATTTCGATACAAAAACGCACCAAAAAGAACAACTGCGACCGAAATTGGCGCGAAAATTCCCAGCGCGGACTCCGTGTTCACGCGAATGCACACGCTGAAAACCACCAGAGCCAGCataagaagaaatacaaaaccCCGCTGATAGAACGGAATATCGCGCAACCTTGCACAAAATTCGAAATTCGGTCCAACAAATGTGCAAACGGAGGTCATTTCTTCTACAGATTCTCTGTTGACTTCTTCCACTGAGCTTCCCTCGTCAGCCATCGGAGGAACTTGTTCGCAGTCATTCGCTTCCATAGTGAAGGCATCCTCGTCTGGACTCCTGTGCCTGCCGTATGTTGTGGGTATGACAGCACTTGTTTTCGGTTGCAGCTTGGGGTACCAGATAACCTATTTttccatagaaaaaaaaatgacgttaCAAAGGCTGcggttgttttcttttagctctACAGAAGAGTGTCTCGTGCGATTGTTGTAACGATTAGGTGGCATGCTACCAAAATCAAGTTGTCTTATACGAATGAAAAACAACCACTCAAGTCAGTATGTCACAGTGTTTTGAAAGCGTAGAAACTTTatggtaaagctcaaaacagaatggCAAATCAGCAAGGTAACcgtacttgaataagctttgtaTTCGCAAAGTTTCGAGATGTTGTTTTCCCAACCctacttttttgtttgttttttcggttAATTAGCTTTTTTCTGAAGTGATTCACTTATCTTAAGTTTTTCTACAAGAAATGCCTTTCCATTCATAGAAGATTACCTGTATTCCATTGATAAAAGCCAAGGTACATGAAAAATAGGTCATGACAACGTATTGTGCTGGCAAAAGCAGGAGATAATTTGCCAAGAAATCCGTTGTTTTACCAACAAGTGTAATTACAACAGAGATTGTGGACTGACCATCTGTTGTGCGACGACGCATATTCAAAATAATCTggaattaaacaataaaaatcattttagaaGTGAAATTGTGATGTCTGTACGGCCCCTTAACTTTCTTCGCACCTCGCCCCCCTTCCTCCTTCAgaccccaaccccccccccccccaacattGTGAAATTGTAATGAATGTATGAACCCTCAACCTTCCTTCCCACCCCAACCCCCTCTTTCTTCAGACCCCATCCCACCCGCCTTACCACTCCATGCCCAGAGGTACTAATGAGTGGCAGAAGGTTTGAATCTGCAATGCCATGGACTGGGAGGTGTGTCATGGAGATCAGAAAAAAATCCAATTTGTGTATTCACTGCTAATGATCTTCAGGGTTGATTTCTGTCTTTTCCTTTTGCATCTCCTCTTCAATCCTCCCTTGGATTTCCCTAACAGCTGCTGATAATTAGAACTGTACGATTAAGAgctataaaaattgtgctttGATTTCTGCAACAGATTGGATATCATTTGCTGCATACTGGAAATTCTCATAGGATCCCTACCCACTGCTGACTACCATCAAACATTTAGGGAGAGAATGTTACATGCAATACATCAGAGTGCCTGGGTTCATCAGAAATGGATGGCAAGTTGTGGTTTATCAAGAGAACCTAGCAAAAATGAAACTATGGTGTGAATAGACTTAAATAGTTGCCCTCATTTGGGGAAGAACAGAATTAAATGGAGTGTGAGAGACAGTGAAGTGGAGTGAACTGCTTGTGTTCAGATGCATCTGCAGCAGGGCTATACTACAGCTGAGCATAGGTGCCACAGGTAACCAACTTTTGTCTTTGGACAAACAACTGGCACTGTTAGCacagtatgttttttttcttacagttatccactggatagcaatttatgcCTTGGATAGTGTTATTTGCCTCATGAACCACTGGGtcctgattgttaattctctcctctagctgctacactttttcttgtcactaagttatgagaatttggtgtaagttCAAGATAAATTCTACCTAcgtgataattttgagtattctcatccCTTgattgctggataatgtgtggatattatagggagaatttgcatgttaatcacttctggaagttcaAGGTTATAGTACTCACAAAGTAACCACAACCCGACAAACACTTGTTCCTGGTTTTTTTCCTAATGTCATTTGTAAACATATGTAATCTATTATATTCCTTagatttttcagtgaaaattatAGTCACCATCTTTAATTTTAACAGCAGAGGTAGGCTGgggagaaaaacaaattagcaTCAAAGGGGTGAGTGATGGTCAAAATGAAGGCGAGGGTAGGGATGGGGTGATAAATATCATTACCTCTCCCATGCTCCTCCCCCTGCCatccactctaactccaaatcaaacttGCTGGGTCAGATAAATGATTGTGAGCTTGTAACTTTAACTTGCCCTGATGAGATACCTGCATTGCAAGCTATCTACACAGTCACAC from Pocillopora verrucosa isolate sample1 chromosome 2, ASM3666991v2, whole genome shotgun sequence includes the following:
- the LOC131770396 gene encoding uncharacterized protein, with the protein product MTINLLYENCRKTWPKAWCAFANVCSYISCLIWLFVLFPQICKNSKRGSVEGLSILWATANFTASLANFFFAFSVALPMGIKILAVCKPILEFPILLQFWFYSKHTRLMKSYGAVCVLIWIAVISLDLSVADAAEKVQWLAIVLWSIELFPQIILNMRRRTTDGQSTISVVITLVGKTTDFLANYLLLLPAQYVVMTYFSCTLAFINGIQVIWYPKLQPKTSAVIPTTYGRHRSPDEDAFTMEANDCEQVPPMADEGSSVEEVNRESVEEMTSVCTFVGPNFEFCARLRDIPFYQRGFVFLLMLALVVFSVCIRVNTESALGIFAPISVAVVLFGAFLYRNYREGRLQFANSVLAWLDRCCANKPVQYTWLTRDDD